Proteins encoded together in one Cucurbita pepo subsp. pepo cultivar mu-cu-16 unplaced genomic scaffold, ASM280686v2 Cp4.1_scaffold000481, whole genome shotgun sequence window:
- the LOC111785402 gene encoding UPF0603 protein At1g54780, chloroplastic-like: METILSPHSLSPLFNPNPKPSTSKNLFPISSQSRSKFQCFCKPISLSPKSLKSSLPVPSIWLSHLQHGLAALSISLALNFSPLLAGGIAVASEFDVLNDGPPKESHLVDDAGVLSRVTKSDLKRLLTDLELRKNFHIDFVTVRKLTSKADAFEYADQVLERWYPTVEDGNNKGIVVLVTSQKEGAITGGPAFIQAVGENILDATVTENLPVLATDEKYNEAIYSSAKRLVAAIDGLPDPGGPSFKENKRESNFKSREETEEKRGQFSLVVGGLLVIAFVVPMAQYYAYVSKK, from the exons ATGGAAACCATTCTCTCtcctcactctctctctcctctcttcaACCCTAACCCTAAACCTTCCACTTCCAAGAATCTCTTCCCCATTTCCTCCCAATCCAgatcaaaatttcaatgttTCTGTAAACCTATTTCCCTTTCTCCCAAATCTCTCAAATCTTCTCTCCCAGTTCCTTCAATTTGGCTCTCCCATCTCCAACATGGCCTCGCGGCGCTGTCGATTTCTTTGGCGCTCAACTTCTCCCCGTTGTTGGCCGGTGGGATTGCCGTAGCGTCTGAGTTTGATGTGCTCAATGATGGGCCGCCGAAGGAGTCGCATCTGGTGGACGATGCTGGAGTTCTCAGTAGGGTCACGAAGTCGGATTTGAAGAGGCTGTTGACGGATTTGGAGTTGAGGAAGAATTTTCACATCGATTTCGTCACTGTTAGAAAGCTCACT AGCAAAGCTGATGCATTTGAGTACGCTGATCAAGTTTTGGAGCGATGGTATCCCACTGTGGAAGACGGCAACAATAAAGGCATAGTTGTGCTTGTCACCAGTCAAAAGGAAGGAGCCATTACTGGTGGCCCTGCTTTTATCCAAGCTGTTGGAGAAAACATTCTTGATGCCACGGTAACAGAGAACCTCCCAG TATTAGCTACTGATGAAAAATACAATGAAGCCATATATAGCAGTGCGAAACGGCTAGTTGCTGCCATTGATGGCTTGCCAGATCCTGGAGGTCCTTCATTTAAGGAAAATAAGCGAGAATCTAACTTCAAATCAAgggaagaaacagaggagaaaAGAGGTCAGTTTTCTCTTGTTGTTGGAGGTTTGTTAGTGATAGCCTTTGTTGTTCCTATGGCTCAGTATTATGCTTATGTATCCAAGAAGTGA
- the LOC111785400 gene encoding GDSL esterase/lipase At1g54790-like isoform X1, with amino-acid sequence MPHSNSTTPLPPPSMAALTHLLLLLCVSAATSNPFSSPAVFNFGDSNSDTGCVVGAAIENIYPPYGHRFFGHPSGRYSDGRLIVDFLLDAMDMPYLNAYLDSLGAPNFRKGCNYAAAGSTILPATATSFCPFSFGVQVNQFLHFKAKVLELRAGKGGKKLDKYLPADDYFQKGLYMFDIGQNDLAGAFYSKTLDQILASIPAILSEFESGVQKLYDEGARNFWIHNTGPLGCLAQNVAKFGTDPSKLDEFGCVSSHNQAAKLFNLQLHALCKKLQGQYSDGNVTYVDIYSIKSNLIANYSRLGWPSCCTLASFSVNPVKSDALLHFDMAGFEQPIMACCGYGGPPLNYDSRIVCGHTKMLNGTLVTAKGCDDSSEYINWDGIHYTEAANQYVSSQILTGKYSDPPFSEKMPFLLKLKF; translated from the exons ATGCCGCACTCAAATTCTACTACTCCTCTTCCACCACCGTCCATGGCGGCCCTCacccacctcctcctcctcctctgcGTTTCCGCCGCCACATCCAACCCTTTCTCCAGCCCCGCGGTTTTCAACTTCGGCGACTCCAACTCCGACACCGGTTGCGTTGTCGGTGCTGCCATTGAGAACATCTACCCCCCCTACGGCCACCGCTTCTTCGGACATCCCTCTGGGAGATACTCCGATGGCCGCCTCATCGTTGATTTTCTCT TGGATGCGATGGATATGCCTTACTTGAATGCGTATCTTGATTCCCTTGGCGCACCAAATTTTCGCAAGGGGTGCAATTATGCGGCTGCAGGCTCGACTATTCTTCCCGCAACAGCTACTTCTTTTTGCCCTTTTTCATTTGGGGTTCAGGTGAATCAGTTTCTTCATTTCAAAGCTAAAGTTCTTGAGCTTCGAGCAGGCAAAG GTGGTAAGAAACTTGATAAGTACCTACCAGCTGATGATTACTTCCAAAAGGGGCTTTACATGTTTGATATTGGGCAGAATGATCTTGCTGGTGCATTTTATTCCAAAACTTTGGACCAAATTCTTGCCTCTATACCTGCAATTTTATCTGAATTTGAGAGTGGAGTTCAG AAACTGTACGACGAAGGGGCGAGAAATTTTTGGATTCACAACACAGGTCCTTTAGGATGCTTGGCTCAGAACGTTGCTAAATTTGGAACAGACCCATCAAAGCTTGATGAATTTGGATGCGTCAGTTCACACAACCAAGCCGCCAAACTCTTCAATTTACAGCTTCATGCTCTCTGTAAAAAACTGCAGGGCCAATATTCAGATGGCAACGTCACATACGTCGATATCTACTCGATAAAATCGAATCTCATCGCCAATTATTCACGACTCGGTTGGCCGTCTTGCTGTACTTTAGCTTCATTTTCTGTCAATCCTGTAAAATCTGATGCCTTGCTGCATTTTGACATGGCAGGTTTTGAGCAACCTATTATGGCTTGTTGTGGCTATGGAGGTCCACCGCTCAATTACGACAGTCGAATCGTGTGCGGACACACAAAGATGTTGAACGGGACGCTGGTGACGGCGAAAGGATGCGACGATAGCTCGGAGTACATCAATTGGGACGGAATTCATTATACAGAAGCTGCAAATCAGTATGTTTCATCACAAATACTCACTGGAAAATATTCTGATCCACCCTTCTCAGAAAAAATGCCATTCCTTCTCAAACTCAAGTTCTAG
- the LOC111785400 gene encoding GDSL esterase/lipase At1g54790-like isoform X2, protein MPHSNSTTPLPPPSMAALTHLLLLLCVSAATSNPFSSPAVFNFGDSNSDTGCVVGAAIENIYPPYGHRFFGHPSGRYSDGRLIVDFLLDAMDMPYLNAYLDSLGAPNFRKGCNYAAAGSTILPATATSFCPFSFGVQVNQFLHFKAKVLELRAGKGGKKLDKYLPADDYFQKGLYMFDIGQNDLAGAFYSKTLDQILASIPAILSEFESGVQKLYDEGARNFWIHNTGPLGCLAQNVAKFGTDPSKLDEFGCVSSHNQAAKLFNLQLHALCKKLQGQYSDGNVTYVDIYSIKSNLIANYSRLGFEQPIMACCGYGGPPLNYDSRIVCGHTKMLNGTLVTAKGCDDSSEYINWDGIHYTEAANQYVSSQILTGKYSDPPFSEKMPFLLKLKF, encoded by the exons ATGCCGCACTCAAATTCTACTACTCCTCTTCCACCACCGTCCATGGCGGCCCTCacccacctcctcctcctcctctgcGTTTCCGCCGCCACATCCAACCCTTTCTCCAGCCCCGCGGTTTTCAACTTCGGCGACTCCAACTCCGACACCGGTTGCGTTGTCGGTGCTGCCATTGAGAACATCTACCCCCCCTACGGCCACCGCTTCTTCGGACATCCCTCTGGGAGATACTCCGATGGCCGCCTCATCGTTGATTTTCTCT TGGATGCGATGGATATGCCTTACTTGAATGCGTATCTTGATTCCCTTGGCGCACCAAATTTTCGCAAGGGGTGCAATTATGCGGCTGCAGGCTCGACTATTCTTCCCGCAACAGCTACTTCTTTTTGCCCTTTTTCATTTGGGGTTCAGGTGAATCAGTTTCTTCATTTCAAAGCTAAAGTTCTTGAGCTTCGAGCAGGCAAAG GTGGTAAGAAACTTGATAAGTACCTACCAGCTGATGATTACTTCCAAAAGGGGCTTTACATGTTTGATATTGGGCAGAATGATCTTGCTGGTGCATTTTATTCCAAAACTTTGGACCAAATTCTTGCCTCTATACCTGCAATTTTATCTGAATTTGAGAGTGGAGTTCAG AAACTGTACGACGAAGGGGCGAGAAATTTTTGGATTCACAACACAGGTCCTTTAGGATGCTTGGCTCAGAACGTTGCTAAATTTGGAACAGACCCATCAAAGCTTGATGAATTTGGATGCGTCAGTTCACACAACCAAGCCGCCAAACTCTTCAATTTACAGCTTCATGCTCTCTGTAAAAAACTGCAGGGCCAATATTCAGATGGCAACGTCACATACGTCGATATCTACTCGATAAAATCGAATCTCATCGCCAATTATTCACGACTCG GTTTTGAGCAACCTATTATGGCTTGTTGTGGCTATGGAGGTCCACCGCTCAATTACGACAGTCGAATCGTGTGCGGACACACAAAGATGTTGAACGGGACGCTGGTGACGGCGAAAGGATGCGACGATAGCTCGGAGTACATCAATTGGGACGGAATTCATTATACAGAAGCTGCAAATCAGTATGTTTCATCACAAATACTCACTGGAAAATATTCTGATCCACCCTTCTCAGAAAAAATGCCATTCCTTCTCAAACTCAAGTTCTAG